A DNA window from Helianthus annuus cultivar XRQ/B chromosome 15, HanXRQr2.0-SUNRISE, whole genome shotgun sequence contains the following coding sequences:
- the LOC110913501 gene encoding classical arabinogalactan protein 11-like yields MPRQMVVLVLISIALVGFACATAHPTSPSAAPKTAPGASPTKAPTAAPKSPKSAASPPWRHHGRSPPTPSSGSDSGSTASDAAPADAPASSGTVMKGSAGALVVAAYFLF; encoded by the coding sequence ATGCCACGCCAAATGGTTGTTCTTGTCCTCATCTCTATCGCCCTCGTCGGTTTCGCCTGCGCCACGGCCCACCCGACTTCCCCGTCTGCCGCGCCAAAAACTGCCCCGGGTGCGTCACCAACAAAGGCACCAACCGCGGCACCAAAGTCCCCCAAATCAGCTGCCTCCCCACCTTGGAGACACCATGGACGTTCCCCGCCTACACCGTCATCGGGCTCGGATTCTGGTTCAACGGCATCTGATGCAGCACCAGCTGACGCGCCCGCTTCCTCAGGAACCGTGATGAAGGGCTCTGCGGGCGCGTTGGTTGTTGCTGCTTACTTTTTGTTCTAG